The genomic region TCGTGACGCGAGCCCTCCGGGCCGCCCACGCCATCGGCTTCGAGACGGTGACGCTCACGCCAGGCGAATCGTTCACCGACGAGCAGCGCCGGACAGCCCGCTCGCTGGTCGGCGACCTCGTCGGGACCGAGGTGCTCGTCGAGAGCGCCGAGGAGATAACGGTCCAGAACCTGCTCAGCGCCGCGGACGTCTCCGTCCGGCAGTCGGTCGTCCAGCTCCAGTTCGTCGTCCTCTCCATCAACCGGACCGCGACGACGGCGTTCACCGACGGCCGGGAGGACGTCCACGACCAGCTTCGAGACCGGGCTGACGACGCCGAGCGCCTCGCCGGGATGGTCGCCCGGCACTTCAACCGGTCGCTCGTCTCCCTCGGCGAGGTCGACCGGCTCGGCATCTCCCGCCCCGAGTTGTTCGACTACTACGACACCGCCCGCCAGCTCGAATCCGTGGCGGCGATGGCGGTCGACCTCGCTCGCGTCAGCGAACACCTCACCGAACCCCTGCCGGAGACGGTCGCCGCGGACGTCCACGACGTGGCCGACGCGACGCGGCAGGTCGTCGACGACGCCGCGACCGCCGTGCTGAAAGGCGGTCCCGACGTCGAGATGGCACACGAGGTGCTCGACAGGCACGACGACACCCTCGCCGACATCGCGGCGATGGAGCAGGCGGTGTTCGAGGCCGATACCGACGACATCGACCTCACCGCCACCGAGAAGTGTGCACTGGTCCGCGGCCTCGACAGCCTCGCCCGGACCGCCGAGTGCGGTGGCGCGATCGCCGACGTGGCGGTGCGAGCCAGCACCCGGGCGGACCACCTCTGAGAATCAGCTACCGTTCTCTCCTGTTCCCGTTCTCGTCCGAATCCGTCGAACGACTCAGTTCGTGTCCTCGACCATCGACCGATGCTCGTCGAGCACCTGCTCGACCTCGCCCCACGGAATCGGCGGTTCGAGGTGGTCGCAGGCGGCTTCCAGGGAGTCGAGCACCTCGCCGAAGCGGTCGCGCCACGCCGAGCGGGCGACCTCGTCGAGTCGCTGGTCGAAGCTGGCGAGTTGGTCGTCGAGGTCGTCGAGAGTGGCCGCGACTCCGGGGTCGCGGTCGTCCCGGTCGAGGTCCTCGCGGTCGGCCCACGTCCGGAACTCCGCGAGGGAGGCCCAGAGGTCGGCCAGCACGAGGTCCAGCA from Haloarchaeobius sp. HME9146 harbors:
- a CDS encoding AbrB/MazE/SpoVT family DNA-binding domain-containing protein gives rise to the protein METRKLQTVGGGTYTVSIPKDWARENSLESGTEVYLFTHTDGSIIVRSTKRDTDDLADASIGIDGTDPALVTRALRAAHAIGFETVTLTPGESFTDEQRRTARSLVGDLVGTEVLVESAEEITVQNLLSAADVSVRQSVVQLQFVVLSINRTATTAFTDGREDVHDQLRDRADDAERLAGMVARHFNRSLVSLGEVDRLGISRPELFDYYDTARQLESVAAMAVDLARVSEHLTEPLPETVAADVHDVADATRQVVDDAATAVLKGGPDVEMAHEVLDRHDDTLADIAAMEQAVFEADTDDIDLTATEKCALVRGLDSLARTAECGGAIADVAVRASTRADHL